The sequence below is a genomic window from Streptosporangium lutulentum.
TGGCATCCGGGTCAACGGCATCACCCCCGGCGGCACCGCCACGGAGATGATCGACGCGTGGGAGGCGGCGACCCCCGGCATCGTCGAGCGCATCAACGCGAGCACCCCGCTCGGACGGATGGCCGAGCCCCACGAGGTCGCCGAGGTGGCGGCGTGGCTGCTCAGCGACCGGGCATCGATGGTGACCGGTGCGATCGTGCCGGTGGATGGCGGTGCGGGCGCCTGAAAGGGGGAACCCGGGCACGCCGTCGCGTAACCCCGTCAATCGTCGAGAGGGCCGACGAGATCGGTACGCAGCGGCTCCACCCCCGCGCCGGGCCTGTGACACCCTGGGGCGCGGAGATCTCCTACAGTGGGTGCTCGTGCTTTACGGAAGATCCACGGAAATCAGCGCACTCGACGAGGTGATCGCGCGGGCTCGCGACGGCTCCGGCGGTGCGGTGGTGTTGCGGGGCGAGGCGGGTGCGGGCAAGACCGCTCTGCTCGACGCGGCGGCCGTGCGAGGCGGCACGATGCGCGTGCTGCGCACCACCGGCGTCGAGCCCGAGTCCGACCTCGCGTTCGCGGCGCTGCACCAGGTGCTGTGGTCGGTGACCGGCTCGCTCGACGCGCTCCCCGAACCGCAGCGCGACGCTGTGCGCGCGGCCCTGGGACTCGCCTCGGGCGGTGCCGGCGATCGGTACCTGCTGGCCGCCGGTGTGCTCTCGCTGCTGGCCGAGGCCGCCGCGCCGGACGGGCTGATCTGCGTGGTCGACGACTTCCAGTGGGTCGACCGGGCCTCGGCCGACGCACTGCTGTTCGCCGCCAGGCGGCTGGGGACAGAAAAGATCGCGATGCTGTTCGCCGTACGCGGGGACGCTCCGGTCAAGGGTGTGCCGCTGACGGTGGACGTGCGTGGCCTGCCCGGAGCCGCAGCGGCCGAGATGCTGGAGTCCCGCCACGGTGTGGCGCCCGGGGTGGCACGGGAACTCATCACGCTGACCCGCGCGAACCCGCTCGCCCTGGGCGAGATCGCCGCCCGCCTGACGCCCGCGCAGCTCGCCGGACGCGAACCGCTGCCCGACCCGCTTCCCGGTGGTGCCCGGCTGTTCGGCGATCGGGTGGCCGCGTTGTCCGCCTCCGCCCGGCTGCTCGCCCTGGCCGCCGCCGTGGAGGCCGACCTCGACCCGGTCCTGCGCGCCACCGGCCGGTTGTCCGCCGAGCGAACGGCACGGCCCGGGGACGAGATCGGGGCCCGGACCGCGCGAACGGCGCTGGCCGAGCTGGAGGAGTCCGGGCTGGCCGACCTCTCGGGCACGCGCGTGCGCTTCCGTCATCCGCTCATCCGGTCGGCGGTGCACGAGGCGGTCACCCCCGCCGACGTCCGCCGGATGCGGGCCGTACTGGCGGAGGTGACCGAGGGCGACAGCCGCGCCTGGCACCTGGCCGGAGCCGCCATGGGCCAGGACGAACTGGTGGCCGCCGAGCTGGTGGCCGCCGCGGAGCGGGCGCGCGACCGCGGTGGGTACGGCACCGCCGCCACCGCCCTGGCCAGGGCCGCCGAGCTGACCCCCGAGCCGCGCGCCCGTGCCGCCCGCCTGAAGGACGCCGCCGTCGCGGCCTGGCTCGGTGGCCGCCCGGGACAGGCGGAGTCGCTGCTGGCCGAGGCCCGCGACCAGGCCGGCGCGGACGCCGGCCTCGCCATGGAGATCGCCCGGCTCCGGGGCCGGTTCGAGCTGAACTCCGGCGACGCCGCCGAGGCCGTGCGGATCCTGGCGGCGGGCGACAGCCTGGACATGCTGGCCGACGCCGCGGAGGCCGCCTCCTACGTCGGCGACACGGTGGCCATCGTCGAGCTCGGGCGGAGGGCGGCGGCGCACCCCGAGGGATTCCTGCGGGACACGGTGGCCGGGATCGGCTTGGCGCTGGACGGCGACACTGCCGGGCCGGGCCTGCTGCGGCGGGCGCTGGCGCGGGTCGGCGAGCTGGGGGAGGCGGCGGAGTACCTGTGGGCGGCGGCCGCGGCCAGCCAGCTGGGTGAGGCGGACCTGGCGGCCGAGATGGCCGACCGGGCCGGACGGGTGGCCAGGGTGTCGGGGATGACCGGGCAGCTGCCCGTCGTGCTGGAGTTCGTGGCGACCGCCGAGCGCATCGCCGGGCGGCTGGCGGGCAGCCAGGCCGTCTCCGAGGAGGGCCTGGAGCTGGCCCGCGAGGCCGGGTACGAGAACACGGTGGCCGCGCATCTGGCCAACCTGGCGGTGCTGGCGGCGCTGCGCGGCGAGGAGGACGCCTGCGAACGGCAGGCCCGCGAGGCGCTGGCCATCGCCGTACCGCATCGGGTGGGGTTGCGGGTGGGGGTGGCCGCGTACGCGCCGGCGCTGCTCGACCTGTGCCTGGGCCGCTACGCGGCGGCGTACGACCGTTTCACGGCCATCGCCGCGGCGGGACCGGGCGCCGGGCATCCCACCGTGGTGTGGCGGACCGGGCCGGATCGCGTCGAGGCCGCCGTGGGCGCGGGCGACGAGGCGGGCGCGCGGGAGGCGCTGGAGGCGTACGAGCGATGGTCGGCGCACGCCGCGACGCCCGAGTCGCACGCGCTGCTGGCCCGCTGCCGGGGCCTGGCCACCTCGTCAGAGGACGCCTTCGGTGAGGCGCTGCGGCTGCACACCAACCCGTTCGAGGCGGCCAGGACGGCCCTGCTGCTGGGTGAACGCCTGCGCCGCGCGCAGCGGCCGGGCGAGGCGCGGGCGCACCTGCGGACGGCGTGGGAGACGTTCGAACGGGCGGGCGCGCGACCGTGGGCGAGGCGCGCGCAGGACGAGTTGCGGGCGGCGGGCGAGAGCGGGCAGGCACCGCCCGCGGCCGTGCTCGACGCGCTGACCCCGCAGGAGTTGCGCATCGCGGGCCTGGTCGCCGACGGCTTGTCGAGCAAGCAGATCGCCGCTCAGCTCTTCCTGAGCCCGCGCACGGTCGAGTACCACCTGTACAAGATCTATCCGAAGCTGGGCATCGGCTCCCGTACGGATCTGGCGCGACTGGTAGTTCTACAGAAGGCGCCCGTAGCCGGAAACGCCATGCTTTGAGGCATGCAAAACGTGACCATCTGGAGTGAAGAGTTCGGCGCCGATACGGACGCGCCGATCCTGTTGATTATGGGGTCGATGTCGCAGGGCGTCCTGTGGCCGGACGAGTTCGTCGGCCGCCTGGTCGCCGGAGGCCGCCGGGTGATCCGGTACGACCACCGTGACACCGGCATGTCGGGCACCGTCGACTTCGCGGCGGAGCCGTACACGTGGGACGACATCAAGAACGACGTCTACCGCGTGATGGACGCCCACGGATTGGAGAGCGCGCACCTGGTCGGCCATTCAGCGGGCGGGCTGCTCGGCCAGTTCGTCGCCGTGGAGCGGCCGGAGCGGGTGCGCTCGCTGACCGTCATCGGCTCCTCGCCGCTGGGCGGCGGTGAGGGGCAAGTGATCATGCGGGCCCTGATGGGGCAACCGCAGCCCGAGGGGAGCCTGCCCGAGCCGGCGCCGGAGTTCGTGGCCTTCTACCGCGCGCTGATGGCCGCCCCGCAGCCGGAGGAGCGGCGCGCCCGGATCGACGGCATGATCGCCGAGCAGCGCCTGCTGCACGGCACCGGGCTGCCGTTCGACGAGGACGCGGCGCGCCGGCTGCAGGAACGGATCTACGACAGGGCCCGAGACCTGTCGGCGGTGACCAACCACCGGCTGGCCGCCATGGCCAAGCCGGACTTCGAGCCGGTGGGCGTGCTGCACCAGGTGAAGGCGCCCACTCTGGTCATCGAGGGCAGCCACGAGCCGGTCAAGCCCGGCCACAGCGCGATCATCGCCGAACAGATCCCGGGGGCGCGGCTGATGATCGTGGCGGGCATGGGCCACACGCTGCCGCCGGAGGTGCACGAGGAACTGGCCGCCGCCGTCCACGCGCATACGGCCGGGTGACGTTCGCCTGGGCGGCGTCATCCACATCGAGCCGGCCCGCCGCCTCGCCTCGGAGGTGGACGGTGCGCCGGTCAACCCAGCTTTTTCAACCTGACGGCCCGCTTGAGGAAGACGATGCCGTCGATCATGTCGAGCTGAGCCGGGTCCAGCGGGAAATAGGTGAAATCGTGGGAGGTACGCGGCGCGGGCTTCGTGACGGCCTCGGCCAGGCGGCGGGCGTCGATGAGAGAGTGGTCCCACGGGAGCGTGGACAGGAGGCCCTCGACGGTGTCCGGGGACGGAATGTCGTCGCCGACCGTGCCGAAGGCCGAGGCCAGGAAGGCGTACCGGTCGCCCAGGTGCGCTCCGGCGATCGCCCCCGCGCTCCACCACTCCAGCGTCTGGTCGCCGAACGACATGAGGCTCTTGTTCCGCTGCAGGTGGAGGTTGCTGGAGAAAACCAGGGCCGGGCCGTGCTCGGCGACGGCGCGCAGGTTGGCGGCCATCATCGCGTCCCGCAGGGCCGACAGCCGGGTCCACCGTTCCGGGGAGGCGTCGGCCATCCAGTGGTGGTAGCGGAGCAGGCCGACGGCGGTGCGTCCGTACAGCTCCGCCCTCTCCCTGTCCTCCGCGCTCAGCCGCGGCGTCTGCGTGTCGAGCAGCGCCACCAGGTCGTCGGTGAGCAGCCGCAGCCGCTGGGCGTCGGCGGACCGGCCGATCGACAGGGACGGGTCCATGGCCGTGGCCTCGTTCGACCACCGGTCGTCCGGGCCCAGCAGTTCGTCGAGGGTTTCCATCGTGCAGGGGAGCGGGCCGTCGAGGAGGGAGTGGAGGGCGGTGAGCGCCTGGCGCGGGCTCTCGGCCCAATACTCCAGCGGGCCGTCGAAGCCGAAGAACCGGAGCTTTTCCTCATGCTCCTCGTTGTACGCCCGCATCCAGCGCACGAGCTCGCGGTTGGCCGCCGGCGCGCCGAAGTCGTGGCTGAAGCCGCGTTCCATGACGTCGTCGAGCGTGCCCGCGCCCGTCGTGATGTGGTCGTCCACCACGAGGCCCCTGAGACAGTCGCTCTCGATGGCGAAGGACCGGTAGCCCTCGTGCTCGACCAGGTGCCGGAAGATCTCGTTGCGCACCTCGCCCAGCTCGCCCACGAAGTGCCTGGCCTCGCCCAGGCCGAGCAGCAGGGGCTTGGCGGGAAGCGACCGGAGGAATGCCGAGACGCCCGTGCCATCAAGCGGCCGGGCCGTGTCCTTGATTTCCATGCCCTCAACGGTATCGTTGAACCGACGGTGTAAACTTTCCGGCGAAAAACCCGCTCTCATCGCGACGGAGCTTCAATCGGTGATGCATCCATGAGACCAGTGGACCTGGCGCGTGAGCACGGCCTGTCCACCCAGGCGGTCAGGAACTACGAGGACGCGGGCATCCTGCCCGCCGCCGAACGCACCGTCCACGGCTATCGCACCTACACGTCGCTGCACGCGCAGGCCCTGCGCGCGTTCCTCGCCCTCCTGCCCGGGCACGGTCACCAGACGGCGACGTCGATCATGCAGGCGGTCAACCGGGGTGCCACCGAGGACGCGCTGCGGCTCATCGACGAGAGCCACGGCCAGCTCCTCGACGACCGCCGCACCCTCCACGCCGTCGAGGCCGCGCTCCGCGATCTGGCGCCCGTGCCGCAGGAACACGGCGACACGTTCATCGGTCCCCTGGCCAGGAGGCTCGGCATCCGCCCCGCCACCCTGCGCAAATGGGAGAACGCCGGGCTGGTCCGGCCGCGCCGCGACCCGCAGACGGGCTACCGGATCTACAGCGTGGCCGACGTACGGGACGTCCGGCTGGCCCACCAGCTCAGGCGGGGCGGCTACCTGCTGGAGCAGATCGCCCCGCTGATCGCCCAGGTCCGCTCCGCCGGAGGCGTCGCCCCGCTGGAGTCGACCCTGCGCGACTGGTACGCCCGCCTGTCCGCCCGGGGCCGCGCCATGCTCAAGGGCGCCGGCGACCTGGACGCGTATCTCCGCGCCCGCGAACCCTGAGCCGGCAAGCGGGCGGCCGAGCAGGGGCAGGTCTGGGATCTGAGCACGATCTCGCCGCTGGGCCTTTCGCGGGGCACGGCCTTGGGGCCGACAGATGCGGCGGTGGACTCTCCTACGGTGGGAGGGTCCACCATGGTGGCGTGCACGACGAACTTCTCACCATCGGGCGCTTCGCCCGCCTGTGCCGGCTCAGTGTCAAGCAACTACGGCACTACGACGAGATGGGACTGTTGGTTCCGATCCGCGTGGACGCCGGCTCCGGCTACCGCTATTACTCACCTGAACAGGCACGCGATGCCCTGACCATCGCCTTGCTGCGCGAGATGGACCTTCCCCTGGCTGTGATCGCCCGGGCGCTGGCCGCCGGGCCCGATCGCAGGGCACAGATCCTGCGTGCCGAGCGGGACCGGCTGGCTGAGCGGATCAGCAGGGACCAGGCCCGGCTGAAGATGCTGGAGCGGCTGGCGGAGGGCGGCCTGCCCGGCTATGAGGTGACACTGCGCAGGGAGCCGGAACGACGGCTGGCAGTGGTACGAGCGGTCTGCGCTCCCGCGGAGATCGGAGAGAAGGTCGGGGAGTGCGCGGGACGGCTGCCGGCCGTGCTCGGCGGGGCGGGAATCGCATGGGAGCCGCCGCTGTGGGGGCTGTACCCACTGGACCTGGAAGAACGGATGGAGATCGCCGTCGGAGCGCAGACATCGCAGAGAGAGGGGACACCCGGCCTGGAGTTCGAGGTGCTGCCCGGCGGACTCGTTGCCGAGACCGTGCACATCGGGCCCTACGCCCAGCTGCCCTTGGCCTACAACGCGCTCTTCGCCGCCGTCCACGAGCGCGGGCTGCGCCCGCAAGCGCCCGTACGTGAGGCCTATCTCGTCGGGCCGACAGAGGCGCCGCAGGAAGAACTGATGACCCGGTTGATCATCCCCGTCCAGGAGAGCATGGCATGACCACAGTGATAGACATCGACGCCCGCGCTACGCAGCACTGCGAGACGACGGCTCTGGGGGTGCTGCTGCGGCACCAGGGAATCGACCTGTCCGAGCCCATGCTCTTCGGCCTCGGCTCCGGCCTGTCCTTCATCTACTGGGACGGCAAGAACATGGGCTTCCCCTTCCTCGGGGGACGGGTCAGGCCTTTCGACCTCACCAGGAACCTGGCCGCCAGACTCAATCTGGAGCTCCTGGTCCAGGAGACCACCTCGCCCCGCAGGGCATGGGAGAACGTGGCGGCCTCCATCGACGCCGGCCACCCCGTCGGACTGCAGCTCGACAGCTA
It includes:
- a CDS encoding helix-turn-helix transcriptional regulator, translating into MLYGRSTEISALDEVIARARDGSGGAVVLRGEAGAGKTALLDAAAVRGGTMRVLRTTGVEPESDLAFAALHQVLWSVTGSLDALPEPQRDAVRAALGLASGGAGDRYLLAAGVLSLLAEAAAPDGLICVVDDFQWVDRASADALLFAARRLGTEKIAMLFAVRGDAPVKGVPLTVDVRGLPGAAAAEMLESRHGVAPGVARELITLTRANPLALGEIAARLTPAQLAGREPLPDPLPGGARLFGDRVAALSASARLLALAAAVEADLDPVLRATGRLSAERTARPGDEIGARTARTALAELEESGLADLSGTRVRFRHPLIRSAVHEAVTPADVRRMRAVLAEVTEGDSRAWHLAGAAMGQDELVAAELVAAAERARDRGGYGTAATALARAAELTPEPRARAARLKDAAVAAWLGGRPGQAESLLAEARDQAGADAGLAMEIARLRGRFELNSGDAAEAVRILAAGDSLDMLADAAEAASYVGDTVAIVELGRRAAAHPEGFLRDTVAGIGLALDGDTAGPGLLRRALARVGELGEAAEYLWAAAAASQLGEADLAAEMADRAGRVARVSGMTGQLPVVLEFVATAERIAGRLAGSQAVSEEGLELAREAGYENTVAAHLANLAVLAALRGEEDACERQAREALAIAVPHRVGLRVGVAAYAPALLDLCLGRYAAAYDRFTAIAAAGPGAGHPTVVWRTGPDRVEAAVGAGDEAGAREALEAYERWSAHAATPESHALLARCRGLATSSEDAFGEALRLHTNPFEAARTALLLGERLRRAQRPGEARAHLRTAWETFERAGARPWARRAQDELRAAGESGQAPPAAVLDALTPQELRIAGLVADGLSSKQIAAQLFLSPRTVEYHLYKIYPKLGIGSRTDLARLVVLQKAPVAGNAML
- a CDS encoding alpha/beta fold hydrolase; translation: MQNVTIWSEEFGADTDAPILLIMGSMSQGVLWPDEFVGRLVAGGRRVIRYDHRDTGMSGTVDFAAEPYTWDDIKNDVYRVMDAHGLESAHLVGHSAGGLLGQFVAVERPERVRSLTVIGSSPLGGGEGQVIMRALMGQPQPEGSLPEPAPEFVAFYRALMAAPQPEERRARIDGMIAEQRLLHGTGLPFDEDAARRLQERIYDRARDLSAVTNHRLAAMAKPDFEPVGVLHQVKAPTLVIEGSHEPVKPGHSAIIAEQIPGARLMIVAGMGHTLPPEVHEELAAAVHAHTAG
- a CDS encoding erythromycin esterase family protein, whose translation is MEIKDTARPLDGTGVSAFLRSLPAKPLLLGLGEARHFVGELGEVRNEIFRHLVEHEGYRSFAIESDCLRGLVVDDHITTGAGTLDDVMERGFSHDFGAPAANRELVRWMRAYNEEHEEKLRFFGFDGPLEYWAESPRQALTALHSLLDGPLPCTMETLDELLGPDDRWSNEATAMDPSLSIGRSADAQRLRLLTDDLVALLDTQTPRLSAEDRERAELYGRTAVGLLRYHHWMADASPERWTRLSALRDAMMAANLRAVAEHGPALVFSSNLHLQRNKSLMSFGDQTLEWWSAGAIAGAHLGDRYAFLASAFGTVGDDIPSPDTVEGLLSTLPWDHSLIDARRLAEAVTKPAPRTSHDFTYFPLDPAQLDMIDGIVFLKRAVRLKKLG
- a CDS encoding TioE family transcriptional regulator produces the protein MRPVDLAREHGLSTQAVRNYEDAGILPAAERTVHGYRTYTSLHAQALRAFLALLPGHGHQTATSIMQAVNRGATEDALRLIDESHGQLLDDRRTLHAVEAALRDLAPVPQEHGDTFIGPLARRLGIRPATLRKWENAGLVRPRRDPQTGYRIYSVADVRDVRLAHQLRRGGYLLEQIAPLIAQVRSAGGVAPLESTLRDWYARLSARGRAMLKGAGDLDAYLRAREP
- a CDS encoding MerR family transcriptional regulator, which encodes MHDELLTIGRFARLCRLSVKQLRHYDEMGLLVPIRVDAGSGYRYYSPEQARDALTIALLREMDLPLAVIARALAAGPDRRAQILRAERDRLAERISRDQARLKMLERLAEGGLPGYEVTLRREPERRLAVVRAVCAPAEIGEKVGECAGRLPAVLGGAGIAWEPPLWGLYPLDLEERMEIAVGAQTSQREGTPGLEFEVLPGGLVAETVHIGPYAQLPLAYNALFAAVHERGLRPQAPVREAYLVGPTEAPQEELMTRLIIPVQESMA